Part of the Bacillus andreraoultii genome is shown below.
ATGATTTGTCATGTAACAGTTATTCAAAAGAAGATATGCGTAAAGCATTTCAACTTGCTTGCTTAAAAGGAATGCGAGAAAATGTTCAACCAAATCATCAAATGACGCCAGACTCAATAGGTATTTTTCTTAGTTTTTTAATGAATAAATTTATGGAAGGAAAAAATTCATTTACCTTATTAGATCCAGCTATTGGGACAGGTAATTTAGTCACAACGATGATAAATTACTTACCAAATTATGATATTGTTGCATATGGTGTTGATGTCGATGATGTACTAATTAGACTTGCCTACGTAAGTGCTAATCTTCAAGAACATCCAATTCAACTCGATTGTCAAGACAGCCTAGGCCCATTGTTAATTGACCCGGTAGATGCGGTTGTTTGTGATTTACCGGTTGGTTATTATCCTGATGACGTTCGAGCTAGTGAATACGATTTAAAAGCAGATCAAGGACATTCATATGCACATCATCTTTTTATTGAAAAAAGTTGTGAACATACAGTTGATGGTGGTTATCTATTTTTCATTGTCCCAAATAATCTATTCGAAAGTCCAGAAGCTCCAAAACTTCATTCATATATAAAAAAACATTTACATATACAGGCTCTCCTTCAATTACCAGATTCGATGTTTAAAAATAAGGAAGCAGGAAAAAGTATTTTAGTTTTACAAAAGCAAAAAGAAGGAGTTAAGCCTCCTAAAGAAGTATTACTCGTAAATATGCCTTCATTAACAAATAAGCAACAAATGGAAGTTATTATGGGAAAAATAAATCTTTGGTTTGAAGAAAACAAGGCTCTTTAACATAAAGTTAAAGGGCTTTTGTTAGCTAATAGGAAGGCTCTTGCAGCATTACATCAATACAGAAAAACTCTCTTTCTTTTTGGAAAATACGGTTCTTTGGTTGCCTAAAGTCTCTAGCGTCCCTCAGTTTTCTTTATGGAAAAAATGGTAAAACTACTTACAATTACATCTGTATTTTTCTTTTTGTAGGGCTTGTGTTGTTAAAAAATTCACAATAAAATTACTTTGTGAATTAGCTGGTAAATATTGAGTAAAATGATTGTCAAAAGGCTTCTATAGTGGTTTAATGAAGGATGGTATGTATTTGTAAAACGTTTCACACACAAATGGTTTCTTATGAACTGTACATAATAATTTTTAGAAGGACATATAGTTAGGAGCGAATGAAATGTCAAACATTTTAGCAATTAATGCAGGAAGTTCATCATTAAAATTTCAATTGATTGAAATGCCAGCAGAAAATGTAATAACAAAAGGACTTGTTGAACGTATCGGTCTAAATGACGGTATTTTCACAATATCTGTAGGTGATGAAAAGGTTAAATTAGTTCAAGACATTCCTAATCATGAAGTTGCTGTTCAATTATTGTTAGATCAACTAATTTCCACAGGTATTATTGAATCCTTTGATGAAATTGACGGAGTTGGCCATCGTGTGCTTCATGGTGGAGAAACGTTTGCAGACTCTGTACTTATTACAGACGAAGTATTAGCTGAAATTGAAGAATTAATTGACCTTGGACCGTTACATATGCCACCAAATATTTCAGGCATTAAAGTGTTCAGGAAAATATTACCAAATGTGCCGCAAGCAGCTGTTTTCGATACAGCTTTCCACCAAACAATGCCAAAAAGTTCATATTTATATAGCTTACCTTATGAATACTATGAAAAATATGGTGTTCGTAAGTATGGTTTCCATGGAACGAGTCATAAGTACGTTTCACATAGAGCGGCTGAAATGCTTGGCAAACCAATTGAAGAATTAAGACTTATCTCTTGTCATTTAGGTAATGGTGCAAGTATTACCGCTGTTCAAGGTGGTAAATCCATCGATACTTCAATGGGCTTTACTCCACTTGAAGGAATTACAATGGGTACTCGCTCAGGAAATATTGACCCAGCCATTATCCCATTTATTATGGAAAAAACAAATCAAACGGCAGAAGAAGTTATTGATGTGTTGAATAAAAAGAGTGGTTTATTAGGAATTACTGGTTTTTCTAGTGATTTACGTGATATTGAAGAGGCAGTTAAAGAAGGAAATGAACGTGCTGAATTAGCATTGACAATTTTTGCTAATCACATTCATCAATATATTGGTTCATATGCAGCACAAATGAACGGGGTAGATGCAATCATTTTCACTGCTGGAATTGGTGAAAATAGCTCAACTGTTCGTGAACGTGTCCTCCGTGGATTAGAATTTATGGGTGTATATTGGGATAAAGAATTAAATGAAACACGTGGTGACGAAAGATTCATTAGTTATCCATTCTCACCTGTTAAAGTAATGGTCATCCCAACAAACGAAGAAGTTATGATTGCAAGAGACGTTGTACGATTAGCAAAATAAGTCAGTCATATCAAGGACTACTTGGTTAGCTATTAGTAGAATTTTCGTCAACAACTTTTTTCCATGTTTTTACTTGTAAATGTGGAAGGAGGTTGTTTTTTTTGGGTAATGTGATTTTCAGGATTTTAGGTTTATACTGAAAATATAATAAAGCTTCTAAATATAAAAAAAGGCAATACTAAGCTAACTGGTTTCGATTCCCAGAAAATGGTAACTGGCAGTGTTTATCCCTGTTCCTTTTACGCTACAGATTCAATCTTCACCTATGAGCCGTTTTTCATGTGATTCGATCAAATTTGGGTTCATAGAAGAGTTCTATGAGCCGTTTTTCATGTGATTCGATCAAATTTGGGTTCATAGAAGAGTTCTATGAGCCGTTTTTCATGTGATTCGATCAAATTTGGGTTCATAGAAGAGTTCTATGAGCCGTTTTTCATGTGATTTGGTCAAAATCGGGTTCATAGAAAGGATCTATGAGCCAGTTTTCATGTCGTTCGTTCGAATTTGGGTTCATAGAAGAGTTCTATGAGCTCAATTTTGCGAAATGCTCACAATTTTAGGTTCATAGTGAAGTTTTATAAACGCGTTTTCACCAAAAACAGCGGTATTTTCGTACGACCATACTACACTAGACGACCGTTTGTCCCAACTTGTTTAGTAATTTGTTCATCAATAACGGCTTTAGGTGACCAATTTGGTCGTCTATATCGGAACTAGATGATTGTGTTTAACCAATCTTATCGAAAGCTAAGTGGGCTTGATTTATTACGATATGATATAATAACGGAAGTAGTATCGTTTGGGGGTGTTTCAAGATGGGCTTATCAAATTATGAGCTTGAATTGTACCGGCAATTACAAGAATGGGAAGAAACTTTCTTTACGTCGAATACGAATGATTTTGTGAAAACGTATGATTATTGGATAGAAGATACCTTTTCTAAGTTACCATCTGAATTGCGAGAAAAAATATTTACTAATATCGATCAATGGTTGTTTTATGTACAGAATGGGATTCAGCAATCACAAAACTTAACAGAGAAAATTGATTTATTACTTTCAGAAGCTCGAGTGAAAAATAACCAAGTTTACTCAGTAAACGATTTGAAAAAACTACCTATCGAACAGCTTAATTATTTTGCTCAGCAACAAATTTCCAACCATCAGTTACTGTCTTTACTGCAAGGTGGTATTTCAAGTTCTGGAAATAATCTGTTACTTGGAGTGGATCTTCCTTTAATGCTTGTGATTAATTTACGTGCGGTACAGTTGATTGGCGCATCATATGGTTATGACATGAGACATCCATTTGAAATGATGGTGGCGTTAAAAGTCTTTTTCTGCGCAACTCTACCAAGAAGATTTCAGAAACAAGAGTGGATGGAGTTGTTGAATGAGGTAAGGGACGTAAATCATCCGTTTTTTTATGATGAAGAAGAGCCAATAACAAATACTACTTGGTTAACAAGACCGTTAATTCAAGCGATAAAGTTATGGGCAATTTTTATGATTAATCATAAAAAAGATAAGGGACCTTCTCTGATTGGTATTATATTTGGTGCTGGATTCAATCATTCTGTTACAAAAAAGATAACACTATTTGCGAAACATTTTTATCAATATCGTTTGCTTGAGGAAAAGGCAAATAGTTAACTTATATAAAAAAACTCAAGGACGCTAGATCCTTTTGGAAATAATAGTGACTATCGTTCGCAAAAAAAAAGATTTTTGGCTGTGATGCATGCTGCTAAAGCCTTCCTTGTGAACTTAAGCGCACAGGGAAAGTAGANTGGTCAAAATCGGGTTCATAGAAAGGATCTATGAGCCAGTTTTCATGTCGTTCGTTCGAATTTGGGTTCATAGAAGAGTTCTATGAGCTCAATTTTGCGAAATGCTCACAATTTTAGGTTCATAGTGAAGTTTTATAAACGCGTTTTCACCAAAAACAGCGGTATTTTCGTACGACCATACTACACTAGACGACCGTTTGTCCCAACTTGTTTAGTAATTTGTTCATCAATAACGGCTTTAGGTGAC
Proteins encoded:
- a CDS encoding class I SAM-dependent methyltransferase, with the protein product MKQTLTPVELLFKTFNETTELLMNELDCTYLEALAETGENIFQDKVLQEELSEMAKKRLEKYYNDLSCNSYSKEDMRKAFQLACLKGMRENVQPNHQMTPDSIGIFLSFLMNKFMEGKNSFTLLDPAIGTGNLVTTMINYLPNYDIVAYGVDVDDVLIRLAYVSANLQEHPIQLDCQDSLGPLLIDPVDAVVCDLPVGYYPDDVRASEYDLKADQGHSYAHHLFIEKSCEHTVDGGYLFFIVPNNLFESPEAPKLHSYIKKHLHIQALLQLPDSMFKNKEAGKSILVLQKQKEGVKPPKEVLLVNMPSLTNKQQMEVIMGKINLWFEENKAL
- a CDS encoding acetate kinase, with amino-acid sequence MSNILAINAGSSSLKFQLIEMPAENVITKGLVERIGLNDGIFTISVGDEKVKLVQDIPNHEVAVQLLLDQLISTGIIESFDEIDGVGHRVLHGGETFADSVLITDEVLAEIEELIDLGPLHMPPNISGIKVFRKILPNVPQAAVFDTAFHQTMPKSSYLYSLPYEYYEKYGVRKYGFHGTSHKYVSHRAAEMLGKPIEELRLISCHLGNGASITAVQGGKSIDTSMGFTPLEGITMGTRSGNIDPAIIPFIMEKTNQTAEEVIDVLNKKSGLLGITGFSSDLRDIEEAVKEGNERAELALTIFANHIHQYIGSYAAQMNGVDAIIFTAGIGENSSTVRERVLRGLEFMGVYWDKELNETRGDERFISYPFSPVKVMVIPTNEEVMIARDVVRLAK
- a CDS encoding EcsC family protein, whose product is MGLSNYELELYRQLQEWEETFFTSNTNDFVKTYDYWIEDTFSKLPSELREKIFTNIDQWLFYVQNGIQQSQNLTEKIDLLLSEARVKNNQVYSVNDLKKLPIEQLNYFAQQQISNHQLLSLLQGGISSSGNNLLLGVDLPLMLVINLRAVQLIGASYGYDMRHPFEMMVALKVFFCATLPRRFQKQEWMELLNEVRDVNHPFFYDEEEPITNTTWLTRPLIQAIKLWAIFMINHKKDKGPSLIGIIFGAGFNHSVTKKITLFAKHFYQYRLLEEKANS